AATGGGGTACGCGATATCGAATTTGATGGTCTGAGCCCACAAGTGGCTAAAAAGAATCAACGGATCGAAAAAACTTACGCTAAAAAAGAATTTACTAAGATCGATCTAAAAGATCTCGAAGCTGTCGCTCAAGTCGAGATCAGACAAGGTGACACCTATAGCATCAAATATGACGGGAATTCGCAAAATGAACCTGATATTACGTATCGAGATGATCAAGTCGTGATCCAAAGAAAGAAAAACTTAAGACGGCTCACAGGCTTTGCTTCAGATGTTTATGAAGCCAAACTGGTGATCACTGTGCCCAAAGATAAAAAGCTCGAAAATGTCAAATTCGATAATTTCTTCACGGGCTCATTTTTCTTAAAAGGTCTCACACTAAAAGAGCTAGAGTTGAATGCAGATCTTTCTGAGTTGACCTTGGAACAAGTAAATATCGAGCGGGTCAAGATCGATTCTTCTGTTGGAAGTGATATCACCGTGCGAGATTCGAATTTAAATGACGGTGAACTTAAATTTGAATCTGGCGATCTTAAAATTTATGGGGGGACCTTGAAAAATATTCAGATCGACCAAGAAGCAGGCGATGTGCACTATCAAAATGGAACTGTGTTTGAAAATGGTTCGACGAGTTTAGAAGATGGTGATCTTACCGCTGAGAATGTGACCTTTAATGGACACTATACCGTTACAAATGAAAGTGGAACTAACCGAGTAAAAAATGTAAATACTAAAGGGT
This window of the Ligilactobacillus faecis genome carries:
- a CDS encoding DUF4097 family beta strand repeat-containing protein codes for the protein MKKIFKAGWIVLALGIISLVVGIAFNGVRDIEFDGLSPQVAKKNQRIEKTYAKKEFTKIDLKDLEAVAQVEIRQGDTYSIKYDGNSQNEPDITYRDDQVVIQRKKNLRRLTGFASDVYEAKLVITVPKDKKLENVKFDNFFTGSFFLKGLTLKELELNADLSELTLEQVNIERVKIDSSVGSDITVRDSNLNDGELKFESGDLKIYGGTLKNIQIDQEAGDVHYQNGTVFENGSTSLEDGDLTAENVTFNGHYTVTNESGTNRVKNVNTKGYRLVTETGTNRLRDQTSKDQLESGMDQADTLSLTVEDGDNIVE